From Achromobacter spanius, a single genomic window includes:
- a CDS encoding MarR family winged helix-turn-helix transcriptional regulator, producing MQADKPRGTRAAATGPRFVDGYLAYLLAQASQRISAEFHQQVKAAGLSVTEWRVLASLQGSAGETIGSLAVLAITKQPTLSKVVQRMEADGLVARTGVRADRRQTRVCITAKGSNLIGGLCDQALQHQKAVLAPFGEEKAALLIDMLDVLMTEHVPLELPIDPDE from the coding sequence ATGCAGGCAGATAAGCCACGCGGCACGCGCGCGGCCGCAACGGGCCCGCGGTTCGTCGACGGCTACCTGGCCTATCTGCTCGCGCAGGCCAGCCAGCGCATCTCGGCGGAATTCCATCAACAGGTCAAAGCCGCAGGCTTGTCGGTCACCGAATGGCGTGTGCTCGCCAGCTTGCAGGGCAGCGCCGGCGAAACCATCGGCAGCCTGGCGGTGCTGGCCATCACCAAGCAGCCCACCCTAAGCAAGGTCGTGCAGCGCATGGAAGCCGACGGGCTGGTCGCCCGCACCGGCGTACGCGCGGACCGCCGCCAGACGCGGGTCTGCATCACGGCCAAGGGCTCCAACCTCATCGGCGGCCTGTGCGATCAAGCCTTGCAGCACCAGAAGGCGGTGCTGGCGCCCTTCGGCGAAGAAAAGGCCGCGCTGCTGATCGACATGCTCGATGTCCTGATGACCGAGCACGTCCCCCTGGAACTGCCCATTGACCCGGACGAATAG
- a CDS encoding indolepyruvate ferredoxin oxidoreductase subunit alpha, which yields MAERSFKKEVQQLRIGAGEEFRGEGILAVTKALLQSGVGYVAGYQGSPISHLMDVLADANDILQELGVHFEASASEATAAATLAASVMYPIRGAVTWKSTVGTNVASDALANLASGGVTGGALVIVGEDYGEGSSIMQERSHAFAMKSQIWLLDPRPNLESMVKAVEDGFALSEASKTPVMLQLRIRGCHVHGRFIAKENKRPAFSLAEALESPARDTSRIVLPPASFLHEQEKIKERWPAAIRYIKDNKLNEHFDGEQDDIGLILQGGLYNGVIRALQLLGLADNFGNSRIPLYVMNVTYPVIEDEVIDFCRGKRAVLLLEEGQPDYIEQNLHAVLRRAGVSTQLCGKDVLPMAGEYTTQVMRDGLREFLKRHRPESLQTHPAVAVDAQAEAQPQPQLTITEVSRPKPARPAEQPITFHKHVEGLAAVVPPRPAGFCTGCPERPIFSALTLAQETLGQHHISCDIGCHLFSILPPFNLGATTMGYGLGASSAAAFNVPAAKRPISIMGDGGFWHNGLSSGIGNAVFNKYDGVIVIVDNFYASATGGQDILSSRADNPDRSTNNPIDQAVRGVGVKWVRTLDRTYDVAKVRATIEEALTTDIKGPKVIIAQSECMLNKQRRVKPLFNKAVKEGKRVVKERFGVDPDVCTGDHACIRLSGCPSLTVKDSGDPLKEDPVAHVESSCVGCGNCGEVAHAAVLCPSFYRADIIHNPTGADRFLARMRGAVIGFLQRRRAARLAHDAL from the coding sequence ATGGCGGAAAGGTCTTTCAAGAAAGAAGTCCAGCAACTGCGCATCGGCGCGGGCGAGGAATTTCGCGGCGAAGGGATTCTTGCCGTCACGAAGGCGCTGCTGCAATCCGGCGTGGGTTACGTGGCCGGCTATCAGGGCTCGCCCATTTCGCATCTGATGGATGTGCTGGCCGACGCCAACGACATCCTGCAGGAACTGGGCGTGCACTTCGAGGCGAGCGCCTCGGAAGCCACCGCCGCGGCCACGTTGGCCGCCTCCGTCATGTACCCCATCCGCGGCGCCGTGACGTGGAAATCCACGGTGGGCACCAACGTCGCCTCCGACGCGCTGGCCAACCTGGCCTCGGGCGGCGTCACCGGCGGCGCCCTCGTCATCGTGGGCGAAGACTACGGCGAAGGCTCGTCGATCATGCAGGAACGCTCGCACGCGTTCGCCATGAAGTCGCAGATCTGGCTGCTGGACCCGCGTCCCAATCTGGAAAGCATGGTCAAGGCGGTGGAAGACGGCTTTGCGCTGTCGGAAGCCAGCAAGACGCCCGTGATGCTGCAGTTGCGCATCCGCGGCTGTCATGTGCATGGGCGCTTCATCGCCAAGGAAAACAAGCGTCCGGCATTCAGCCTGGCAGAGGCGCTGGAAAGCCCGGCGCGCGACACCAGCCGCATCGTGCTGCCGCCGGCCTCTTTCCTGCATGAACAGGAAAAGATCAAGGAGCGCTGGCCCGCCGCCATCCGCTACATCAAGGACAACAAGCTCAACGAGCACTTCGACGGCGAACAGGACGACATCGGCCTGATCCTGCAGGGCGGCCTGTACAACGGCGTCATCCGCGCGCTGCAGCTTCTGGGACTGGCCGACAACTTCGGCAACAGCCGCATCCCGCTGTACGTGATGAACGTGACCTACCCCGTCATCGAGGACGAGGTCATCGACTTCTGCCGCGGCAAGCGCGCCGTGCTGCTGCTGGAAGAAGGCCAGCCCGACTACATCGAGCAGAACCTGCACGCGGTGCTGCGCCGCGCCGGTGTAAGCACGCAGTTGTGCGGCAAGGACGTGCTGCCGATGGCGGGCGAATACACGACCCAGGTCATGCGCGACGGCCTGCGTGAATTTCTCAAGCGCCACCGGCCGGAATCGCTGCAAACGCATCCGGCGGTGGCGGTGGATGCGCAGGCTGAAGCGCAGCCCCAGCCCCAGCTCACCATCACCGAGGTCTCGCGGCCCAAGCCCGCCCGTCCCGCCGAGCAACCCATCACCTTCCACAAGCATGTCGAGGGCCTGGCCGCCGTGGTTCCGCCACGGCCCGCGGGCTTCTGTACGGGCTGTCCGGAGCGGCCCATCTTTTCCGCGCTGACGCTGGCGCAGGAAACACTGGGCCAGCACCACATCTCGTGCGACATCGGCTGTCACCTCTTTTCCATCCTGCCGCCCTTCAACCTGGGCGCGACGACCATGGGCTACGGCCTGGGCGCTTCCAGCGCGGCGGCCTTCAACGTGCCGGCCGCCAAGCGGCCCATCTCCATCATGGGCGACGGCGGCTTCTGGCATAACGGGCTGTCGTCGGGCATCGGCAACGCGGTGTTCAACAAGTACGACGGCGTCATCGTCATCGTCGACAACTTCTATGCGTCGGCCACCGGCGGACAGGACATCCTGTCCTCGCGCGCCGACAACCCCGACCGTTCGACCAACAACCCGATCGATCAGGCCGTGCGCGGCGTGGGCGTGAAGTGGGTGCGCACGCTGGACCGGACCTACGACGTGGCCAAGGTGCGCGCCACCATCGAAGAGGCGCTGACCACCGACATCAAGGGGCCGAAGGTCATCATCGCGCAGTCCGAATGCATGCTGAACAAGCAGCGGCGCGTGAAGCCGCTCTTCAACAAGGCGGTCAAGGAAGGCAAGCGGGTGGTGAAGGAGCGCTTTGGCGTGGACCCCGACGTCTGTACCGGCGACCACGCCTGTATCCGGCTGTCCGGCTGCCCGTCGCTGACCGTCAAGGACAGCGGCGATCCGCTCAAGGAAGACCCCGTGGCGCACGTGGAAAGCAGCTGCGTGGGCTGCGGCAACTGCGGCGAGGTCGCGCATGCGGCCGTGCTGTGCCCGTCTTTCTATCGCGCCGACATCATCCACAACCCGACCGGCGCCGACCGCTTCCTGGCGCGCATGCGCGGCGCGGTGATCGGCTTCCTGCAACGGCGCCGCGCGGCGCGTCTGGCGCACGACGCGCTTTGA
- a CDS encoding ABC transporter permease, with the protein MFAFILRRLLQAVAVMLTVALLAFVLFQYVGDPVTIMLGQDATDAERIELRERLGLNEPAIVQFGHFVANAVQGNFGISLRQSEPVSTLLKSRLPATLELSMVAALLALVVGVPLGVYTALKRNSLVSQMLLAGSLLGVSLPTFLIGILLILVFSVQLGWLPSYGRGDTVSLGWWTSGLFTATGWKHLILPSITLSLFQMTLVLRLVRSEMLEVLRSDYIKFARARGLKRRAIHFGHALKNTMVPVITITGLQLGGIIAFAIVTETVFQWPGMGLLFIQAVQFADVPVMAAYLCLIALVFVVINLIVDLLYFVVDPRLRSGLTRGGAH; encoded by the coding sequence ATGTTCGCTTTCATACTGCGTCGCCTGTTGCAGGCCGTAGCGGTGATGCTCACCGTCGCGCTACTGGCCTTTGTGCTTTTCCAATACGTCGGCGACCCCGTCACCATCATGCTGGGGCAGGACGCCACCGATGCCGAGCGCATCGAACTGCGTGAACGCCTGGGCCTGAACGAGCCCGCCATCGTTCAATTCGGCCACTTCGTGGCCAACGCCGTGCAGGGCAATTTCGGCATCTCCCTGCGCCAGAGCGAACCCGTCTCAACGCTGCTGAAATCCCGCCTGCCCGCCACGTTGGAGCTCTCCATGGTGGCCGCCTTGCTGGCGCTCGTCGTGGGCGTGCCGCTGGGCGTGTACACCGCGCTCAAGCGCAACAGCCTGGTGTCGCAGATGCTGCTGGCCGGGTCGCTGCTGGGTGTGTCGCTGCCCACCTTCCTGATCGGCATCCTGCTGATCCTGGTGTTCTCTGTGCAACTGGGCTGGTTGCCCAGCTACGGGCGCGGCGATACCGTCAGCCTGGGCTGGTGGACGTCGGGCCTGTTCACCGCCACGGGCTGGAAGCACCTCATCCTGCCGTCCATCACGCTGTCGCTCTTCCAGATGACGCTGGTGCTGCGGCTGGTGCGCTCCGAAATGCTGGAGGTCCTGCGCTCGGACTACATCAAGTTCGCGCGCGCCCGGGGCCTGAAGCGCCGCGCCATCCACTTTGGCCATGCGCTCAAGAACACGATGGTGCCGGTCATCACCATCACCGGTCTGCAGCTGGGCGGCATCATCGCCTTCGCCATCGTGACCGAGACCGTGTTCCAGTGGCCGGGCATGGGCCTGCTCTTCATCCAGGCGGTCCAATTCGCCGACGTGCCGGTGATGGCCGCGTACCTGTGCCTGATCGCGCTGGTGTTCGTGGTGATCAACCTGATCGTCGATCTTCTGTATTTCGTCGTGGACCCGCGGCTGCGTTCCGGGCTGACTCGCGGGGGGGCTCACTGA
- a CDS encoding ABC transporter permease codes for MRAVLKRWWDSDIAWAWRRAPVAIVATLLLAALLIGSFGAGWVAPHNPFDLTKVELLDALLPPAWEPNGQATYLLGTDSQGRDLYSAILYGTRVSLLIGLASVLLSMVIGIVLGLVSGYAGGRVDAFIMRVADVQLSFPAILIALLIDGVARAAVPRELHEIIAFPVLIGAIALAGWPQYARTVRGSTLVEKNREYVQAARVIGVASPVIMFRHVLPNVLGPVLVLATVHLATAIITEATLSFLGVGVPPTAPSLGTLIRIGNDFLFSGEWWITIFPGAALVLLVLSVNLLGDWLRDALNPRLN; via the coding sequence ATGCGCGCCGTACTCAAACGCTGGTGGGACAGCGACATTGCCTGGGCCTGGCGCCGGGCGCCCGTGGCCATTGTCGCCACGCTGCTGCTCGCGGCTCTGTTGATCGGCTCCTTCGGGGCCGGCTGGGTCGCGCCGCACAATCCGTTCGACCTGACCAAGGTCGAACTGCTGGACGCGCTGCTGCCGCCTGCCTGGGAACCCAACGGGCAGGCCACGTACCTGCTGGGCACCGACAGCCAGGGCCGCGATCTGTATTCGGCCATCCTGTACGGCACGCGCGTGTCGCTGCTGATCGGCCTGGCCTCGGTGCTGCTGTCGATGGTGATCGGCATCGTGCTCGGGCTGGTGTCCGGTTACGCCGGCGGCCGCGTCGACGCGTTCATCATGCGAGTCGCCGACGTGCAGCTGTCGTTCCCGGCCATCCTGATCGCGCTCCTGATCGACGGCGTGGCCCGCGCGGCGGTGCCGCGCGAGCTGCACGAGATCATCGCGTTTCCGGTGCTGATCGGCGCCATCGCGCTGGCCGGCTGGCCGCAGTACGCGCGCACGGTGCGGGGTTCGACGCTGGTGGAAAAGAACCGTGAATACGTGCAGGCCGCCCGCGTCATCGGCGTGGCCTCGCCCGTCATCATGTTCCGCCACGTGCTGCCCAACGTGCTGGGTCCGGTGCTGGTGCTGGCCACGGTGCATCTGGCCACCGCCATCATCACCGAGGCGACGCTGTCGTTCCTGGGGGTAGGGGTGCCGCCGACCGCGCCGTCGCTGGGCACGCTGATCCGGATCGGCAACGATTTCCTGTTTTCCGGAGAGTGGTGGATCACCATTTTCCCGGGCGCGGCGCTGGTGCTGCTTGTGCTGTCGGTCAACCTGCTGGGTGACTGGCTGCGCGATGCGCTCAATCCGCGACTGAACTGA
- a CDS encoding ABC transporter substrate-binding protein, translating to MRRTLIAIAIAAAVAVPSIGQAKTFRWAAQGDILTFDPHSQNEGMTIAANSYIYEPLVDYDKSFKVSPRLATEWEQVSPVLYRFKLRPNVKFHDGAAFTADDVVFSIHRAMAPTSNYKAYTTGIKEARKIDDLTVEIETSAPNPVLLRQLTNVFIMNKAWSEKNNIPKPQDFVNKEETYGARNTNGTGPYKLKSREVDVRTVFEENKDWWNKADKVGNVTEVIFTPIKQNATRTAALLSGEIDFVLDPAAQDLERLRQQQKVVEGNEYRTIYLGLDQKRPELQYSNIKGKNPFQDIRVREALYRAIDVDAIKRAVMRGLSAPTGTMIAPQVHGWAESVHKRVPYDPEKARALLKEAGYDGTLNFTLDCPNNRYINDEAICQAVVGMWAKVGVKATMNAMPRSTYFPKVQSFDTSAYLFGWGVPTFDAMYTLQNLIRTKGEGADGMYNLGNYSNKELDVIIDRIKTETDAKKRDADIITVLEGHAKDFGHIPLHDQVIPWAMRKNVTVIHRADNRLVADWVKVD from the coding sequence ATGCGCCGCACTTTGATTGCTATCGCGATCGCCGCCGCCGTGGCAGTGCCCTCGATCGGGCAAGCCAAGACCTTCCGCTGGGCCGCCCAGGGCGACATCCTCACGTTCGATCCGCACTCGCAGAACGAAGGCATGACGATCGCCGCCAACAGCTACATCTACGAGCCCCTGGTCGACTACGACAAGTCTTTCAAGGTGTCGCCGCGCCTGGCCACCGAATGGGAACAGGTGTCGCCCGTCCTGTATCGCTTCAAGCTGCGCCCCAACGTCAAGTTCCATGACGGCGCCGCCTTCACGGCTGACGACGTGGTGTTCTCGATTCACCGCGCCATGGCGCCCACGTCGAACTACAAGGCCTACACCACCGGCATCAAGGAAGCGCGCAAGATCGACGACCTGACGGTCGAGATCGAGACCTCGGCGCCCAACCCCGTGCTGCTGCGCCAGCTGACCAACGTGTTCATCATGAACAAGGCCTGGTCCGAAAAGAACAACATCCCCAAGCCGCAGGACTTCGTCAACAAGGAAGAAACCTACGGCGCGCGCAACACCAACGGCACGGGCCCCTACAAGCTCAAGAGCCGCGAAGTCGACGTGCGCACGGTCTTCGAGGAAAACAAGGACTGGTGGAACAAGGCTGACAAGGTCGGCAACGTGACCGAAGTCATCTTCACGCCGATCAAGCAGAACGCCACCCGCACCGCCGCGCTGCTGTCGGGCGAAATCGACTTCGTGCTGGACCCGGCCGCCCAGGATCTGGAGCGTCTGCGCCAGCAGCAGAAGGTCGTCGAAGGCAACGAGTACCGCACCATCTACCTGGGCCTGGACCAGAAGCGTCCCGAGCTGCAGTACTCCAACATCAAGGGCAAGAACCCCTTCCAGGACATCCGCGTGCGCGAAGCGCTGTACCGCGCCATCGACGTGGACGCCATCAAGCGCGCCGTGATGCGCGGCCTGTCGGCGCCCACCGGCACGATGATCGCCCCGCAGGTGCATGGCTGGGCTGAATCGGTACACAAGCGCGTGCCCTACGATCCCGAAAAGGCCCGCGCCCTGCTCAAGGAAGCCGGCTACGACGGCACGCTGAACTTCACGCTGGACTGCCCGAACAACCGCTACATCAACGACGAAGCCATCTGTCAGGCCGTCGTCGGCATGTGGGCCAAGGTCGGCGTCAAGGCCACCATGAACGCCATGCCGCGCTCCACGTACTTCCCGAAGGTGCAGTCGTTCGACACCAGCGCCTATCTGTTCGGCTGGGGCGTGCCCACGTTCGACGCCATGTACACGCTGCAGAACCTGATCCGCACCAAGGGTGAAGGCGCGGACGGCATGTACAACCTGGGCAACTACAGCAACAAGGAACTCGACGTCATCATCGACCGGATCAAGACCGAGACCGATGCGAAGAAGCGCGACGCCGACATCATCACCGTGCTCGAAGGGCACGCCAAGGACTTCGGGCACATCCCGCTGCACGACCAGGTCATCCCCTGGGCCATGCGCAAGAACGTCACGGTCATCCACCGTGCCGACAACCGCCTCGTTGCCGATTGGGTCAAGGTTGACTGA